CAATGGCGGACAACAACTTAACCCACCGCCTGTTGGGCTATTACAAACACCAGTTAAAGAAATACCTATAGGCTTAGGAATTCTAGGATTAAAAGTTTTTTTAGGTTATGTGCCTTTAATTACTTGTGCTTACTATCTAATTCGTGATAAAAAAGATTTTTTATTGTTAACTCGCTTACAAATTGTTCTCATCTTGATTTGCTGCGGGCTAGGATTTCTCCAATACCTGCTATTAGTAGTTGGGATTTGTGAAGGTACCCGAAATTTAGAAGGTGCTGCTTTATTTAAAGCCACACTTGAAGCCCGATGTTATTTTGGCGGAGCTTTAGTCTACAGTCCCAGTCAAGGAATCATTCGCCTCCCAGGAACATTTGTAGCACCTTGGCAATGGGCATGGTTTTTAATTTCTAGCACCTTTTTTGCCTTTGCTACAGGTTTTTCTGACCCATCGGTTTTGTGGCGGCTCACAAGTTTAGGTTCTTTAGCTCTAATCTTTGTCAACGCAGTAGTTTCTGGACAGAGAATTGCTTTAGCCTTAGTACCCACTTGCTTTGTGATGCTGCTATTACTCACTGGTCAAATTGCTAACCTCAAACGGTTTATCCCTATTGGGGTGGGACTGGTGATGATTTTGGGAATTGCAGTTGTGACTAACCCTGTAGTTGTTCAAGAGCGACTAGATAGCTTTTTGGTTCGTTGGAATGCTTCACCGCCACAAGACTTTATCATCCAGCAATTTGAGGAAAACTGGAAAAACGTAGACACTCCTATCGGCAGTGGCTTAGGTCGAGCGACTAACTCGGCGCGTGCATTAGGTGAAACCAAGTTAGTAGAGACATACTATCCAAAAGTCTTATATGAGGTGGGGATTTTTGGTGTGTTGGGTTTTTTCGCTTTAGTTAATGTCCTGACATTTACAGGGTTCAAGACTTATCGTTCGATAAAAAACCGTAATTTCCGCAGTTACGGAGCATCTATGTGGGTGTTTATATTGTTTATTAGTTACAACACCTACTACTATCCTCTAGATGTTGATCCGGTCGCTGTATATTATTGGTTTTTTGCGGGAGTACTCTTCAAATTACCAGCACTGGATAAACAAGAAAAAGAAGATGCCGATCCTGAAAAAGCCAACAAGAAAAAACGCTTACAAATCAAGTTTTAATTGATTATATTTATCTTGGCAGTGACAGATATCATCACAGGTCATTCTACTACCAAAACAACCAATTTAGTTGAGCAGAAAATTACATGAATGATTTGCCTTTAATTTCCGTAATTATACCAACCTACGGACGAGAGGAAGCTTTAAGGGATAGTATTGCAGATGTTCTGATTCAAGATTATCCCCATTTTGAAGTTTTGGTAGTAGATCAATCGCCAAAACACGAACCAGAAGTTCAAGCTTATTTAGAAGAAGTAACGGCACTAGGTAAAATTCAATGGTTTCGTCTGAATTGGGCTAGTTTACCTGGGGCGCGGAATTATGGTGTGCGGCGTTCATCTGGAGAAATAATTTTATTTATTGATGATGATGTGAAATTAACGCCTGGGTTTTTAATGGCTCATGCAAAAAATTATTTGCAAAATCCAGAGATTGGGGCTGTTGCTGGGCGAGTATTTGACAGAATGAAGTTGGGCGAATCTGGGGGAAAATTACAGATTGAATATCTCCCTTCGCAAGCGATGAATCCTGGTATTGCTTGGTATTATATTGATTTAGTACATACAATTAAACCCCAACAAGTGTTAACAGCTAGGGGTTGTAATATGTCATTCCGTCGCGAGATT
This window of the Nostoc sp. HK-01 genome carries:
- a CDS encoding glycosyl transferase family protein, with amino-acid sequence MNDLPLISVIIPTYGREEALRDSIADVLIQDYPHFEVLVVDQSPKHEPEVQAYLEEVTALGKIQWFRLNWASLPGARNYGVRRSSGEIILFIDDDVKLTPGFLMAHAKNYLQNPEIGAVAGRVFDRMKLGESGGKLQIEYLPSQAMNPGIAWYYIDLVHTIKPQQVLTARGCNMSFRREIFSKYGLRFDERFRGSAVREESDFCLRVRQTGYKIWYDPEAHLVHLGEETGGCHDISTRSLKYQLTFYHNNFLMALKNLTFGEALQLYARLFDCQVLGHPPCNKSGSFGAVFSRAVFYILGFINALSSVIQSIWNDGQIYTKLDQQPQMLVVNKQPSMSAN